One Aegilops tauschii subsp. strangulata cultivar AL8/78 chromosome 7, Aet v6.0, whole genome shotgun sequence genomic window carries:
- the LOC109740881 gene encoding uncharacterized protein, with translation MFPSTTATASRLLVPAASRRAMATAASANPPPPQQSPSKAVRVVVKGRVQGVFFRDWTVETARALGLAGWVRNRRDGTVEALLSGEPARVDEMVSRRLPVGPPAAAVTAVLPSPADPLDPSEGFHRKPTA, from the coding sequence ATGTTCCCTTCTACCACGGCCACGGCCTCCCGCCTCCTCGTCCCCGCCGCCTCTCGCCGCGCCATGGCCACTGCCGCCTCCGCCAACCCGCCGCCCCCGCAGCAATCGCCCTCCAAGGCGGTGCGGGTCGTGGTGAAGGGCCGCGTGCAGGGCGTCTTCTTCCGCGACTGGACGGTGGAGACGGCCCGCGCGCTCGGGCTCGCCGGCTGGGTCCGCAACCGCCGCGACGGCACCGTGGaggccctcctctccggcgaacccgCCAGGGTCGACGAGATGGTCTCCCGGCGCCTTCCCGTCgggcctcccgccgccgccgtcaccgcGGTGCTGCCTTCCCCCGCCGATCCGCTCGACCCCTCCGAGGGCTTCCACCGCAAGCCCACCGCCTGA